From Lysinibacillus sp. SGAir0095, the proteins below share one genomic window:
- a CDS encoding TetR/AcrR family transcriptional regulator, translating into MRGRIIKESIDLFDKKGFSKTSIQDIVDTIGVTKGTFYYYFKSKQELLRDIHLNYIKELLKEQEIILRDEYISFEEKMQKLIYLIIKNIRVHGKSARVFNREVRHLDEEQVKSVNVYRKEFRFNLQKLIEEGIEKGEFREHLRSDIVIFGILGMVNRSYNWYKPDGEVTEEELVSIYMDLILNGIKSEPNSK; encoded by the coding sequence ATGAGAGGAAGAATTATAAAAGAAAGTATAGACCTTTTTGATAAGAAGGGTTTCAGTAAAACTTCCATACAAGATATTGTTGATACTATTGGAGTGACTAAGGGTACCTTTTATTATTATTTTAAAAGCAAACAGGAGTTACTAAGGGATATTCACTTAAATTATATAAAAGAACTTCTAAAAGAACAGGAAATCATCCTGAGAGATGAATATATTAGCTTCGAAGAGAAGATGCAGAAACTAATTTATTTGATTATTAAGAACATTAGAGTGCATGGAAAAAGTGCGAGAGTATTTAATAGAGAAGTTCGGCATTTAGATGAAGAACAAGTAAAGTCAGTGAATGTTTACAGAAAAGAGTTCCGATTTAATCTTCAAAAGTTGATTGAAGAAGGTATTGAAAAAGGTGAATTCAGAGAACATTTAAGAAGTGATATTGTCATCTTTGGCATTCTAGGCATGGTTAACCGATCTTATAATTGGTATAAACCCGATGGGGAAGTGACAGAGGAAGAACTTGTTAGTATCTATATGGATTTGATCTTGAATGGAATAAAATCTGAACCAAATAGTAAATGA
- a CDS encoding MaoC family dehydratase N-terminal domain-containing protein, giving the protein MYKDYIGLTSNKVRSVIERELVRRFAESIGDSHPIYIDEETGKNSRFGTNIAPPTFPRVLRSGSIDGLKLPSKGLIHGEQIYHYERPLLVGEEVFCYSKIEDYYEKEGSTGKMGFLKMKRYGEDAEGNLIFTEESITIITETVRRSLSV; this is encoded by the coding sequence ATGTATAAAGATTATATCGGTCTAACTTCAAACAAAGTGAGAAGTGTGATTGAAAGAGAATTGGTTAGACGTTTTGCAGAGTCAATTGGAGACAGTCATCCAATCTATATAGATGAAGAAACGGGAAAAAATTCAAGATTCGGAACAAATATTGCTCCACCTACATTCCCGCGTGTCCTACGATCGGGTTCGATTGATGGATTGAAATTACCATCAAAAGGCTTAATACATGGGGAACAAATCTATCATTACGAAAGACCTTTATTAGTAGGTGAGGAAGTCTTCTGTTATTCGAAAATTGAAGATTATTACGAAAAGGAAGGCAGTACAGGTAAGATGGGCTTTCTTAAGATGAAAAGATATGGTGAAGATGCAGAAGGAAATCTAATTTTTACGGAAGAATCCATCACAATCATTACTGAAACAGTAAGGAGGTCCCTAAGCGTATGA
- the purU gene encoding formyltetrahydrofolate deformylase yields MQAEQVKPESRQHGSRAENRARLLVKCPDKPGIVSVLSSFLLKYNANIIESNQYSNDPENGTFFIRLEYYCENLSIKAKEMEQEFIEIADHYEMTYHFHYLNNRQRSAIYVSKELHCLLELLWEWQNGDLETDIAVVISNHEEARSIVESYGIPFHYLPANKDIRREVEAKQIELMKEYNIDLLILARYMQILTPEFVNHFENRIINIHHSFLPAFIGANPYDRAYKRGVKLIGATSHYVTNDLDEGPIIEQDVERVDHRDDVQTLKKIGRKIERRVLSKAVKWHLENRIIVEGNKTIVFH; encoded by the coding sequence ATGCAAGCAGAGCAAGTTAAGCCAGAGAGCAGACAACATGGTTCACGAGCTGAGAATAGAGCAAGATTATTAGTTAAATGTCCCGACAAACCGGGAATTGTTTCAGTCCTATCAAGTTTTTTATTGAAGTATAATGCAAATATCATTGAATCCAATCAGTATTCAAATGATCCAGAAAACGGTACATTTTTTATTCGATTAGAATATTATTGTGAGAATCTTTCCATTAAGGCTAAAGAGATGGAACAGGAATTTATAGAAATTGCTGATCATTATGAGATGACCTATCATTTTCACTATTTAAATAATCGGCAACGTTCGGCTATATACGTATCAAAAGAATTACACTGTTTACTAGAATTATTATGGGAATGGCAAAATGGAGATCTAGAGACGGATATAGCCGTGGTCATAAGTAACCATGAGGAAGCTCGATCAATTGTAGAGTCTTATGGAATTCCATTTCATTACTTACCGGCAAATAAGGATATTCGTAGGGAAGTGGAAGCAAAGCAAATTGAATTGATGAAAGAATATAATATAGATTTACTGATCTTAGCCCGTTATATGCAAATATTAACGCCTGAATTTGTTAATCATTTTGAGAATCGAATTATTAACATTCATCATTCTTTTTTACCAGCGTTTATAGGTGCAAATCCATATGATCGTGCCTATAAGAGAGGAGTAAAACTTATCGGTGCAACTTCACACTATGTTACAAACGATTTAGATGAAGGTCCAATTATCGAGCAAGACGTGGAACGAGTGGACCACCGTGATGATGTTCAGACTCTTAAGAAAATTGGGCGTAAAATTGAACGCCGCGTCTTGTCAAAAGCAGTAAAATGGCATTTAGAAAATCGAATCATTGTTGAAGGCAATAAAACAATCGTTTTCCATTAG
- a CDS encoding GMC family oxidoreductase, producing MVTTLPKTDVVLIGVGWTGGILAAELTKKGYKVVGLERGKRRTTSDYLMVHDELRFALRYDLMQDLSKETVTFRNNEKMRALPMRQYGSFLLGTGLGGSGVHWNGQTWRFLPYDFQIRTLTEERYGKNKIPAEMTLQDWGITYDELEPYFDKFEQMAGISGEENPFGGARSNKFPTPPMKVTPITGLFKEACANLGYKPFSQPSANLSEAYTNPDGIARAACQYCGFCERFGCEYGAKADPVVTVLPVAESSGKFDLRTNSNVVEILHEGNRATGVRFIDTQSGEEFIQPAEVVAVTSYVLNNVRLLLQSNIGKPYDPKTGTGVIGKNYAYQNMCANTTGFFEDKEFNVYAGAGSLGMSIDEFNGDNFDHSELNFIHGANISLSQLGKRPIQNNTVKPDTPSWGAKFKEESVKYQNRSISFNAQGASMPYRYHYLDLDPTYKDAFGNPLLRMTYDFQEQDNEMSKFMASKTEQIMKEMGASEVIVQREKGPYNIVPYQSTHNTGGVIMGDNPDTSALNSYLQMWDFENVFVPGASAFPHNSGYNPTGTVGALSYRAAEGIDLYLKNGGSLV from the coding sequence ATGGTAACGACATTACCTAAAACGGATGTTGTGTTAATAGGTGTTGGTTGGACAGGCGGTATCTTAGCAGCTGAACTAACAAAAAAGGGTTATAAAGTAGTCGGTCTCGAACGTGGGAAAAGAAGAACTACTTCTGATTACTTGATGGTTCATGATGAGCTACGCTTTGCACTTCGATACGATTTAATGCAGGACTTATCTAAAGAGACTGTCACATTCAGAAATAACGAAAAAATGCGTGCACTTCCAATGCGTCAATACGGTTCATTCTTATTAGGAACAGGCTTAGGAGGTTCTGGGGTTCACTGGAATGGTCAAACGTGGAGATTCCTGCCATATGATTTCCAAATTCGTACTTTAACTGAAGAACGCTATGGGAAAAATAAAATTCCAGCAGAAATGACTCTTCAAGACTGGGGAATTACTTATGATGAGCTAGAACCTTATTTTGATAAATTTGAACAGATGGCGGGAATTTCAGGAGAAGAAAATCCTTTTGGAGGGGCTCGTTCAAATAAATTTCCTACCCCTCCCATGAAAGTAACTCCAATAACAGGTCTGTTTAAGGAAGCTTGTGCAAATCTAGGTTATAAACCATTCTCACAACCATCTGCCAATTTATCTGAAGCCTATACGAATCCTGATGGTATTGCACGTGCTGCCTGTCAATATTGTGGTTTCTGTGAACGATTTGGTTGTGAGTACGGGGCAAAAGCAGATCCGGTTGTTACAGTTCTTCCTGTAGCAGAAAGCTCAGGAAAGTTTGATTTGCGTACAAATTCGAATGTTGTTGAAATTCTCCATGAAGGAAATCGAGCAACTGGGGTACGTTTTATTGATACTCAATCCGGTGAAGAGTTTATTCAGCCGGCTGAAGTAGTAGCTGTAACAAGTTATGTATTAAATAATGTTCGATTATTATTACAATCAAACATTGGGAAACCATATGATCCAAAAACAGGTACTGGTGTAATAGGAAAAAACTATGCATATCAAAATATGTGTGCAAATACTACGGGCTTCTTCGAGGATAAAGAGTTTAATGTTTACGCCGGGGCAGGTTCACTCGGTATGAGTATTGATGAGTTCAATGGAGATAATTTTGATCATAGTGAGCTTAATTTTATTCATGGAGCGAATATTTCATTATCTCAGCTTGGAAAGCGACCTATTCAGAATAACACTGTTAAACCTGATACACCTAGTTGGGGTGCCAAATTCAAAGAAGAATCGGTTAAATATCAAAATCGATCCATTTCGTTTAATGCTCAAGGAGCTTCCATGCCTTATCGTTATCATTATCTGGATTTGGATCCAACGTATAAGGATGCATTTGGAAATCCGCTACTACGAATGACATACGACTTCCAAGAACAAGACAACGAGATGTCAAAATTTATGGCAAGTAAAACTGAGCAGATAATGAAAGAAATGGGCGCTTCTGAAGTAATTGTACAGCGAGAAAAAGGTCCATATAATATTGTGCCATATCAATCTACACATAATACTGGCGGCGTAATTATGGGTGATAACCCAGATACTAGTGCCTTAAACAGTTATTTACAAATGTGGGATTTTGAAAATGTATTTGTTCCAGGTGCAAGTGCATTCCCACATAACTCTGGATATAACCCAACAGGTACAGTTGGAGCTTTATCTTACCGTGCTGCAGAAGGTATTGATTTATATCTGAAAAATGGCGGCTCATTAGTTTAA
- a CDS encoding NAD(P)-binding oxidoreductase encodes MNILVIGANGPLGRLVIQFILEVGDHRAVALLQNNAQAAYFNEKGIENFIYSPKESIEFFLEKIRNVDAIVIADHNLHDIIPDAIIEIDETVNLLETLKYSKLKRVVHISTFETRKEEWMHLPVYFRQIMIKNYYVDQWIRMSSLDYTIIHPGNLNDKKGTGFVKIVASNVRQGNISREDVAKIVLACLENQSTIRKEFKIVTGKDPIAEAINSVF; translated from the coding sequence TTGAACATTCTCGTAATTGGGGCAAATGGGCCATTAGGTAGACTTGTAATTCAATTCATACTTGAGGTTGGCGATCACCGAGCTGTAGCTTTGTTGCAAAATAACGCACAGGCAGCATATTTTAACGAAAAAGGTATTGAGAATTTTATCTACAGCCCTAAAGAATCCATTGAATTCTTTCTAGAGAAAATTCGAAATGTTGATGCAATTGTAATTGCTGATCACAACCTTCATGATATAATACCTGATGCGATAATCGAAATTGATGAAACGGTTAATTTATTGGAAACATTGAAGTACTCTAAGCTAAAACGGGTGGTTCATATTAGTACGTTTGAAACTAGAAAAGAAGAGTGGATGCATTTACCTGTATACTTTCGACAGATAATGATTAAAAATTATTATGTTGATCAGTGGATAAGGATGTCATCGCTTGATTATACAATTATCCATCCAGGAAATCTCAATGATAAAAAGGGAACTGGATTTGTGAAAATAGTCGCAAGCAATGTTAGGCAAGGTAATATATCTAGAGAAGATGTTGCAAAAATAGTTCTTGCGTGCTTAGAAAATCAATCCACCATTCGAAAAGAATTTAAGATAGTAACAGGCAAAGATCCCATAGCTGAAGCGATAAATTCGGTTTTTTAG
- a CDS encoding peptidoglycan recognition family protein, with the protein MKIIQKNFQFLESFEPLEKVQNIIVHHTSRAHMTADECHEFHQKERGWSGIGYNYFIEKNGNIIEGRGQHVGAHAYGHNRTSIGICITGDFDIETPTNQQWTSFLWLSSYMMKLYNLQPNQVLGHRELEGVQKSCPGILIDLDEVRSQVMEYITM; encoded by the coding sequence ATGAAAATTATTCAAAAGAACTTTCAATTTTTAGAATCATTCGAGCCATTGGAAAAGGTGCAAAATATCATTGTTCATCATACTTCAAGGGCACATATGACAGCTGATGAATGTCATGAATTTCATCAAAAAGAGCGCGGCTGGAGTGGTATAGGCTATAACTATTTTATAGAAAAAAATGGAAATATTATTGAGGGTAGGGGTCAACATGTTGGAGCACACGCATATGGCCATAATCGAACGTCCATTGGCATTTGTATAACAGGAGATTTTGATATAGAAACACCTACCAACCAACAATGGACATCCTTTCTTTGGTTAAGTAGTTATATGATGAAACTCTATAATTTACAACCCAATCAAGTCCTCGGACATCGAGAGCTTGAAGGAGTACAGAAAAGCTGCCCGGGAATATTAATCGATTTGGATGAAGTGCGAAGCCAGGTAATGGAATATATTACTATGTAA
- a CDS encoding gluconate 2-dehydrogenase subunit 3 family protein — MADQDKKDPLLEKRTSRRSFLKSSGLTVGGLLVGGAVGTLIGRESNETTTTEDPKQTPSPQGSGEANVNAALMFFTPNQFDITNAAVERIFPADDNGPGAQELLVAYFIDHQLASGWGIGAKEYMAGPFFPGEETQGYQGSLNRQEIFTVGLEAIEKHSIEKTEKPFIELTGEEQDAILKDFQDGNVDMKGVSSNYFFNLLRSTTIEGVYADPLYGGNANMAGWQLKNYPGHQMSYFNIIEQDKFEEIAPKSLSSQHNH, encoded by the coding sequence ATGGCAGATCAAGATAAGAAAGATCCGTTATTAGAAAAACGTACATCGAGACGTTCATTTCTTAAAAGTTCTGGTTTAACAGTCGGTGGACTACTTGTCGGTGGTGCAGTAGGAACCCTAATAGGTAGAGAATCAAACGAAACAACAACAACCGAAGACCCAAAACAAACACCATCCCCACAAGGATCGGGTGAGGCGAATGTTAATGCTGCATTAATGTTCTTTACTCCAAATCAATTTGATATAACAAATGCAGCAGTGGAAAGAATTTTTCCAGCAGATGATAACGGTCCAGGAGCACAAGAGTTATTGGTAGCTTATTTTATAGACCATCAATTAGCGAGTGGTTGGGGAATTGGTGCAAAAGAATACATGGCAGGTCCTTTCTTCCCTGGTGAAGAAACACAAGGCTATCAAGGTAGTCTAAACCGTCAAGAAATTTTTACTGTTGGATTAGAAGCTATCGAAAAACATAGTATCGAAAAAACCGAAAAACCATTTATTGAATTGACGGGCGAAGAGCAGGATGCCATTTTAAAAGACTTCCAAGACGGCAATGTAGACATGAAGGGTGTCTCATCTAATTATTTCTTTAATTTACTGCGTTCCACAACAATTGAAGGTGTCTATGCGGATCCGTTATATGGTGGAAATGCCAATATGGCAGGATGGCAGTTGAAAAACTACCCAGGTCACCAAATGAGTTACTTCAATATTATTGAACAAGATAAATTTGAGGAAATTGCACCAAAATCTTTATCCTCACAACATAATCACTAA
- a CDS encoding MaoC/PaaZ C-terminal domain-containing protein yields MTVLNEVSIGETLETTLNPVSRMDLIKYSGSSGDFNPIHTIDEEAVKAGLPGIIAHGMWTMGNLSKLFTPYYEEGLIKDYNIRFSGMVFLNDVLTLKAKLIEKDEQSLTFEVKATNQNQRDVVQGKLKFELY; encoded by the coding sequence ATGACAGTACTAAATGAGGTAAGCATAGGTGAAACTCTAGAAACTACTCTCAATCCAGTTTCGAGAATGGATTTAATCAAGTACTCTGGATCTTCAGGAGATTTCAATCCGATTCACACAATCGATGAAGAAGCTGTAAAAGCGGGGTTACCAGGGATTATTGCTCATGGTATGTGGACAATGGGCAATCTATCTAAATTATTTACGCCATATTATGAAGAAGGTCTAATAAAGGATTATAATATCCGGTTCTCAGGAATGGTGTTTTTAAATGATGTCCTTACATTAAAAGCCAAATTAATAGAAAAAGATGAACAATCTCTAACTTTTGAAGTAAAAGCTACTAATCAAAACCAAAGAGATGTGGTTCAAGGAAAACTTAAATTTGAACTTTATTAA
- a CDS encoding EcsC family protein yields MDSKEQLTVYLEEIEKWEDDQKGLFFWEKIGRLPFKVIDKLTPKFIQAKIGILVNELGSYIQTGGKYLISEKLMMKKIQKSTSHPIDSFEDIGKMPMDDMIDLSNKLQSERSKLATVQGASTGFGGIFTLVIDIPVILGMALKTLQEIAIIHGYNPNEKHERVFIVKCLQFASADIVGKEAILNELASMNKKTDSAESMISQLKGWQEVFFTYRDNFGWKKLFQMVPIAGMVFGAIINKGMMDDVSEAGIMLYRKRRIYEKLHELELARNSSIE; encoded by the coding sequence TTGGATTCGAAAGAACAATTGACAGTTTACTTAGAGGAAATTGAAAAATGGGAAGATGATCAAAAAGGTTTATTCTTTTGGGAGAAAATAGGTCGTCTCCCTTTTAAGGTTATTGATAAGTTAACTCCAAAATTTATACAAGCAAAAATTGGAATTTTAGTGAATGAATTAGGAAGCTATATTCAAACTGGTGGAAAATATTTAATTAGTGAAAAATTAATGATGAAAAAAATTCAAAAATCCACTTCTCATCCGATTGATTCGTTTGAGGATATAGGAAAAATGCCGATGGATGATATGATAGATTTAAGTAACAAATTACAAAGTGAGCGTAGTAAGTTAGCCACTGTTCAAGGAGCTTCTACAGGTTTCGGCGGAATTTTTACACTAGTTATTGATATACCAGTTATTTTAGGCATGGCTCTAAAAACTCTGCAAGAAATAGCCATAATTCACGGCTACAACCCAAACGAAAAGCATGAACGTGTATTTATTGTAAAATGCTTGCAATTTGCTTCAGCTGATATAGTTGGAAAAGAAGCTATTCTAAATGAATTGGCAAGCATGAATAAGAAAACAGATTCGGCAGAAAGTATGATCAGTCAGCTAAAGGGATGGCAGGAAGTATTTTTCACATACCGCGATAATTTTGGATGGAAAAAGTTATTTCAAATGGTGCCAATTGCAGGAATGGTGTTTGGGGCAATTATCAATAAAGGCATGATGGATGACGTATCGGAAGCTGGTATAATGCTTTATAGGAAAAGACGAATCTATGAAAAGCTACATGAGCTGGAATTAGCAAGAAATTCTTCAATTGAATAG
- the pabB gene encoding aminodeoxychorismate synthase component I, with translation MNNLQTLLSFEFANSAGKVEPVTFKNPIKTIVANNIEEILPCFNLIQEAVNKGLYAAGYVSYESAPAFDPAFRVNPNPNMPLLWFGIYAEPIKESVVRKGSYKHSKWMPNVNRDQYDSSIESIKNSIKNGDTYQTNYTIRLNSHFEGDDIAFFDKLKLAQASNYCAYINTGEFSILSASPELFFHLKDHRITTRPMKGTIARGTSWAQDQENAKWLFESEKNRSENVMIVDLLRNDLSIISEQGSVHVPKLFDIEHYPTVHQMTSTITATVKSNTTYFDLFKALFPCGSITGAPKISTMEIISRLESDARDVYCGAIGYITPNHEAIFNVPIRSVVINKKTGKATYGVGGGITWDSTASGEFEEVLTKASLLEQKKPEFDLLESMLLENGELYLLDEHLKRLQDSSKYFSFLFNRHEVTSTLLEFIKDYPTGKYKIRLLLSKSGHLKIESQQLVENEVLKFVKIAKHPIDKKNVFLYHKTTHREIYGEHQQSNSFDVLLWNEDKEITEFTNGNIIVEKDGKLYTPPIRSGLLGGTFREKLLKEGKIHEKVLTLSDLENCTGIWFINSVRKWIKVNLI, from the coding sequence ATGAACAATTTACAAACACTTTTATCATTCGAATTTGCAAATTCAGCTGGAAAAGTAGAGCCAGTTACTTTTAAAAATCCTATTAAAACGATAGTGGCAAACAATATAGAAGAAATTCTTCCGTGCTTTAACTTAATCCAGGAAGCAGTGAATAAAGGCCTTTACGCAGCTGGATATGTTTCCTACGAAAGCGCACCTGCTTTCGATCCAGCATTTCGAGTAAATCCAAATCCGAATATGCCATTACTTTGGTTTGGAATATATGCAGAACCTATAAAAGAGAGTGTAGTTCGTAAAGGAAGCTATAAACACTCAAAATGGATGCCAAATGTCAACAGGGATCAATATGATTCTTCGATTGAATCTATTAAAAACTCTATTAAAAATGGTGATACTTATCAAACAAATTATACAATTCGGCTAAATTCCCATTTTGAAGGGGATGACATTGCTTTTTTCGATAAGTTAAAACTAGCGCAGGCTTCCAATTATTGTGCATATATCAATACCGGAGAATTTAGTATTCTATCTGCATCGCCGGAGCTTTTTTTCCATTTAAAAGATCATCGAATTACCACTCGCCCGATGAAGGGGACAATTGCTAGAGGTACGAGCTGGGCGCAAGATCAAGAAAATGCAAAATGGCTTTTCGAATCTGAAAAGAATCGGTCAGAAAATGTAATGATTGTCGATTTATTACGGAACGATTTAAGCATTATTAGTGAACAAGGGTCAGTTCATGTGCCGAAACTTTTTGATATTGAGCACTACCCTACTGTTCACCAAATGACCTCTACAATTACAGCAACAGTGAAGTCAAACACTACATACTTCGACTTGTTTAAGGCTCTTTTCCCTTGCGGCTCTATCACTGGGGCTCCGAAAATAAGTACAATGGAGATTATTTCGAGGCTAGAATCAGACGCTCGAGATGTATATTGTGGGGCTATCGGTTATATCACACCTAACCATGAAGCGATATTTAATGTCCCTATTCGATCAGTAGTCATCAATAAAAAAACAGGGAAAGCAACCTATGGTGTCGGTGGTGGAATTACATGGGATTCTACAGCATCTGGTGAATTTGAGGAAGTTCTAACCAAAGCAAGTCTGTTGGAACAAAAGAAACCAGAGTTTGATTTACTTGAAAGTATGCTTCTAGAAAATGGCGAACTGTATTTACTTGATGAACACCTTAAACGTCTTCAAGATTCTTCGAAATACTTTAGTTTCCTTTTTAATCGACATGAAGTAACGTCAACTTTACTCGAGTTTATAAAAGATTATCCAACAGGCAAGTATAAAATAAGGTTGCTTCTATCAAAATCAGGTCACTTGAAGATTGAATCACAACAATTAGTTGAAAATGAAGTGCTAAAATTTGTTAAAATAGCAAAGCACCCTATCGATAAAAAGAATGTGTTTCTCTATCACAAAACAACTCATCGTGAAATCTATGGAGAACACCAACAATCAAATAGCTTTGATGTTCTCTTATGGAATGAAGATAAAGAAATTACCGAATTTACCAATGGTAATATAATCGTAGAAAAGGATGGTAAGCTATACACCCCTCCTATTCGAAGCGGACTTCTTGGCGGAACATTTCGTGAGAAGTTACTAAAAGAAGGTAAAATCCATGAAAAAGTGTTGACATTATCTGACCTTGAGAATTGTACGGGAATTTGGTTCATCAACAGTGTACGGAAATGGATTAAGGTTAACCTAATTTGA
- a CDS encoding aminodeoxychorismate/anthranilate synthase component II translates to MILVIDNYDSFTFNLVQYIQSVGEDVVVVRNDEVTLEDIKKMDPHSILLSPGPGNPDTAGICLEVVKEFHQDIPLLGVCLGHQIIAQAFGSKVHRASMPMHGKVDVIIHDGKQLFKDIPSPTPVTRYHSLIVDEASLPNTLEISAKTKNGEIMAIRHKHFPVEGVQFHPEAILTENGLQMIQNFFTNIQRIPS, encoded by the coding sequence TTGATACTAGTCATTGATAATTATGATTCATTTACCTTTAATCTAGTCCAATATATTCAATCAGTAGGTGAGGACGTCGTTGTTGTTCGAAATGATGAGGTAACTTTGGAAGATATAAAAAAAATGGACCCCCATTCGATTCTTCTGTCGCCTGGGCCAGGAAATCCGGATACTGCAGGTATTTGCTTAGAGGTAGTAAAAGAGTTTCATCAGGATATCCCACTTTTGGGTGTATGTCTAGGGCATCAAATAATTGCACAGGCTTTTGGGAGTAAAGTACATAGAGCAAGTATGCCGATGCATGGGAAAGTGGATGTAATCATTCATGATGGAAAACAACTTTTTAAAGATATTCCTTCCCCTACTCCCGTTACAAGATATCATTCATTAATTGTCGACGAAGCATCCTTACCAAATACTTTAGAAATAAGTGCGAAAACAAAGAATGGAGAAATCATGGCCATTCGCCATAAACATTTTCCTGTTGAAGGTGTTCAATTTCATCCTGAAGCTATACTTACAGAAAATGGACTTCAAATGATTCAAAATTTCTTTACTAACATACAAAGGATACCATCATGA
- a CDS encoding thiolase family protein, protein MKRDAVIVSAVRTAIGKQGGALASIPAHLYGGEVIKEAIKRANINPELIDDVILGNVLSGGGNIARLTALQGGLSVNIPGLTVDRQCGSGINAVALAAQAIQSGAGDIYVAGGIESMSRAPHQYERAEQAYSSLPPRYRKTLLAPEEIGNPAMGTTAENLAKKYEITRKEQDEFSLRSQQRMARAIEEGRFDEQIVPISIPQRKGEPILFNKDEHPRPNTTLAALAKLNPAFERDGTVTAGSSSGLNDAASALVIMSREKAEELGLQPLATIKGSTVAGVDPNIMGIGPVPATKKLMEKLGLSLADMDIIELNEAFASQVIACDRELEFDPEKLNVNGGAIAHGHPLGATGAILITKAVYELKRSAGRYALITACIGGGQGISLVIEREPN, encoded by the coding sequence ATGAAAAGAGATGCTGTTATTGTATCAGCTGTACGTACTGCAATTGGTAAGCAAGGTGGCGCTTTGGCAAGTATTCCTGCGCATCTTTATGGTGGAGAAGTAATAAAAGAAGCAATTAAACGAGCGAACATAAATCCAGAATTGATTGATGATGTTATTTTAGGAAATGTGCTTAGCGGGGGTGGTAATATTGCGAGATTGACAGCTTTGCAAGGCGGTTTATCTGTGAATATACCTGGTTTAACTGTTGACCGTCAATGTGGATCCGGAATCAATGCAGTTGCTTTAGCTGCTCAAGCAATCCAATCGGGTGCGGGAGATATCTATGTTGCTGGTGGTATTGAAAGCATGAGTCGTGCACCCCATCAATATGAGCGAGCTGAGCAAGCCTATAGTTCACTTCCTCCAAGATACCGTAAGACCCTTCTTGCTCCTGAAGAAATCGGTAATCCAGCAATGGGAACAACTGCTGAAAATCTAGCGAAAAAATATGAGATTACGAGAAAAGAGCAAGATGAATTCTCATTAAGAAGTCAGCAAAGAATGGCTAGAGCGATAGAGGAAGGTCGATTTGATGAGCAAATTGTACCGATTAGTATACCTCAGCGTAAAGGTGAACCTATTTTGTTCAACAAAGATGAACACCCACGTCCAAACACAACTTTAGCTGCATTAGCAAAACTAAATCCTGCTTTTGAAAGAGATGGTACTGTAACAGCTGGAAGCAGTTCAGGATTAAATGATGCAGCATCTGCCTTAGTCATTATGTCACGTGAAAAGGCGGAAGAACTAGGATTACAACCTTTAGCGACTATAAAAGGTTCGACAGTGGCAGGAGTGGATCCTAACATCATGGGTATTGGTCCAGTACCTGCAACGAAAAAACTAATGGAAAAGCTTGGTCTTTCTTTAGCTGATATGGATATTATCGAGCTGAATGAAGCGTTTGCCTCACAAGTAATTGCTTGTGATCGAGAATTAGAATTCGACCCAGAGAAACTCAATGTGAATGGTGGCGCGATTGCACATGGGCACCCATTAGGAGCAACTGGGGCGATTTTAATAACAAAGGCAGTATATGAATTAAAACGATCCGCTGGAAGATATGCACTAATCACTGCTTGTATTGGTGGAGGTCAAGGTATTTCTTTAGTAATAGAAAGGGAGCCGAATTAA